Genomic DNA from Arthrobacter sp. B1I2:
CCTACGGTCACTGCGAAAGGCATCATCATGACTGAACAGAACCTCCCCGACAATGAGCTGGAAGTTGTGCAGGAAGACGACGTCCTTCTCGACGAAACTCCCGGCGCGGCGTCGTCCCTGGAGCTGGACCCTGTGAACGGGGAACCGGACAGCTACCCAGGGGCTGCCGAGAACAATCCGGACCGCTGGCAGGAGGACCCGTTGCTGCAGGACGAAGCAGTCTCGGGCGAAGAGGAGGACTTCCTGAGCGACCAGACGCTGCGGGACGAAAGCGCGCAGGCACGGTACCGCTCCGGCGATGAGCAGGTGCCGCCGGACACCCCCACCCTTGGGGAAGCAGCAGCCGACGTCGATTTCGGCGAAAACCCCACCGGCCTCGAGGCGGACGCCAGCGACGACGAGGAAAACTTCGGCGGCTCACCGCTCAGCGAGTTCGAGCCTGACGACCTGGAACGCTAGCAACCTCGCGGGCCGGGCCCATCAGGCCCGGCCGGCAGGGGAGGAAATCCATGCAATCCAAAGAACTGCTGCTGGAGGCCTTCAATCGCCTGCCGGATCTGGTCCGGCAGGTACTGGAAGGGCTCGACGAGGCACACCTGCAGCGACGTCCTGCCGGCAACGGCAACTCCATCGCCTGGCTGGTCTGGCACACGGGGAGGGTGGAAGATGCGCAGGTTGCCTCCGCATCGGGGTTGGAACAGGTCTGGACGGCGGAAGGATTCGTGTCCCGCTTCGGCCTCCCCCTGGCGGACAGGGACACGGGCTATGGCCACTCCAGCGAGCAGGTGGACGCCGTCCGGGCACCCCGGGAACTCCTGCTGGAGTACTACGAGGCCGTCCACCGCCAGAGTGCCAAAGTCCTCGAAGGAATAGGGGATTCGGACCTGGACCGGGTCGTCGACAGGCACTGGGATCCGCCCGTAACCCTGGGAGTGCGGCTGGTCAGCATCCTGGGTGACTGCCTCCAGCACCTTGGCCAGGCCGCCTACGCCAAGGGGCTTCATGCCGGGATGGCAGACACCGGCGGTGCGTGAACTCGTGGTGCTGGGCACCGCATCCCAGGTTCCCACCCGGTCCCGGAACCATAACGGCTACTTCCTGCGCTGGGACGGCGAAGGGTTACTTTTCGATCCCGGCGAGGGCACCCAGCGCCAAATGATCCACGCCGGAGTCGCAGCAAGCCGCATCACCAGGATCTGCCTTACGCATGTGCACGGGGACCACTGTTACGGCCTTCCCGGAGTCCTCTCCCGCATGGCACTGGACGGCGTGCAGCATCCGGTCCACCTGCATTATCCGGCGTCCGGAGGCGATGTGGTCCGCGCACTGGTGGCTGTCAGTTCGCCTGGTATCGACTTGAGGCTGCACCCGCACGGCAGCGGCGGCCCCATCGCCGAGGGCCTGGATGTGCGCCCCCTGAAACACCGCATCGAAACGTACGGCTACCTGCTTACCGAGCCCGACGGCCGCACTTTCCTGCCGGAGCGACTGCGGGCGGCAGGAATCCGAGGGCCCGATGTCGGCCGGCTGCAGCGCGAAGGCGTCCTCGGGGCGGCCAGGCTGGAAGAGGTGAGCATTCCCAGGCCGGGCCAGCGTTTTGCCATCATCATGGACACCGCACCGTGCGCCGGTGCCGAAGAACTGGCAGCCGGCACCGATCTGCTGGTCACCGAATCAACATTCAGTGACGACGACGGCGGGCTGGCGCAGCAGTACCTGCACCTGACCGCCGGGCAGGCCGGGGAACTTGCGGCGTCCGGAAAGACCCGAACCCTCGTGCTCACCCACTTCTCATCACGGTACGGCGACGACGTTTCCCTGCTCGCGCTGCAGGCGCGGGCCAGGGCTCCGGAAACCACGGTCATCGCCGCCGAGGACCTGCAGCGCATTGCCGTTCCACGCCGCCGGCATCCGGTGCGGGAAACATCAGGCGAAACTACAGCGATAGGGTTAAACCATGACGGCAGCAGCTGAATCCACGGTCAATTTCGACGGCCGGTTCGCGCGGGAACTGGCGGAACTCGCTGTTCCCTGGCAGGCCGAGGAAGCCCCCAGCCCCGAACTCCTGGTCCTGAACGAGAAGCTCGCATACGACCTGGGCCTTGATCCGCAGTACCTGCGCAGTCCCGAAGGGGTGCGGCTCCTGGTGGGTAACCACGTCCCCGAAGGCGCCACCCCTGTGGCGCAGGCATACGCAGGCCACCAGTTTGGCGGCTACTCGCCGCTGCTCGGCGACGGACGTGCCCTGCTGCTCGGCGAGGTTACGGACCAAAGCGGCCGCCTCCTCGACGTCCATCTTAAAGGCTCGGGACGCACGCCTTTCGCCCGCGCAGGGGACGGCCGCGCCGTCGTCGGACCCATGCTGCGCGAGTACCTGGTCAGTGAGGCCATGCACGCCCTGCACATTCCCACCACCCGCTCGCTCGCCGTCGTGGCAACCGGACGGCAGGTCCGCCGGGATGGCATGCTGCCCGGCGCCGTGCTGACACGGGTGGCTGGCAGCCACCTGCGCGTTGGCAGCTTCCAGTACGCTCGGGCCACGGAAAACATGGACCTCCTGAAGCGGTTGGCGGACCACGCCATCAGCCGGCACTATCCGCACGCCGCCGAAGCCGAAAATCCGTACCTGGCCCTCTTCGGTTCCGTCGTCTCCGCCCAGGCCGCGCTGGTGGCACGCTGGATGCTGGTGGGGTTTGTGCACGGGGTCATGAATACGGACAACATGACCATTTCAGGGGAAACAATCGACTACGGCCCCTGCGCGTTCATGGATGCGTTCAATCCCGCCGCCGTCTACAGCTCCATCGATGTCAGCGGACGGTACGCCTACGCCAACCAGCCGGTGCTTGCCGAATGGAACCTTGCCCGGCTCGCGGAGGCGATGCTGCCGCTCATCGACGCGGACCAGGAGAAGGCGGTTGCCCCCGCGGTGGAGGTGCTGGGACAGTTCCGCGGACAATACAGCAGGGCATGGTCCAGCGGCATGAAAACCAAGCTCGGCCTGGTAATCAATGCGGAAAGTAACGACGCCGCCGCGTCCGGCCTGGTGGACGATGCCATCGCCATTCTGAAGGACGGCCCGGTGGACTACACCTTGTTCTTCCGGAACCTCGGCAAGGCGGCCCGGGGCGACCTCCGCCCCGTGCGCGGTATGGTTCTTGACCTGGCCGCATTCGACGCCTGGGCTGAGCGGTGGCAGGCCATGAAACCCGACGCGGTGCTGATGGACAGCGTTAATCCGGCCTATATCCCCCGCAACCACCTCCTGGAGGAGGCACTGTCCGCAGCCACTGAAGGAAATCTGGCTCCTGTGCAGCAGCTGCTGGAGGCGGTCGGGGAGCCCTTTACCGAGCGGCCGGGGCTGGAGCGCTACGCGGAAGGCGCCCCCGAAGATTTCGGCAACTACATGACTTTCTGCGGGACCTGACGGCTTCCGGCCTCCGGGTGACAGAACGACAGGAGGGCGGCGGCCGGGATACCCGGCTGCCGCCCTCCTGTTTGAAGCCAGCTTCGCTGTGGCGAAGCGTCGCGAAGACTAGGCCACGCGAACCGCGGAGTAGCCGCCGAGCCAGCTGATGGAGTGAACCTCCGTGCTGTAGCCGTTGACGCCGCCGCTGACAACCTTGCCGTCGCCGGCGTAAACGCCCACGTGGCCGGAGGTGATGATCAGGTCGCCGGGGGCGGGAGCGCCGACGACTGCTCCGTACTGGAAGAACTGGGTGGGGGCAAGGTCGCCGACGCTCTTGCCGACGGAGCGCAGTGCCTTCTCAACCATGGCGGTGCAGTCCTGGTTCACGCCGACCTGGCCGTAAGCGGATGCCAGGATGGCGGCACCGGTGCCCGTGCCGGTGGCGGCTGCCACCGGGGTGGCGGAAGCGTAGGACATGTTCATGCCGGTGTTTGCCGGCGCGGTGGCGGCTGCAGCCTGGACAGGTGCAGCTGCAGGGGCCGGTGCCGGCGCTGCTGCCGGTGCCGCCGTGTAGCCTGCGCCCGGGATCTGGATCTGGTCGCCGGGGAAGATCACCGAGGACAGTCCCAGGCCATTGGCGGACAGGACGTCGTTGAGGCTGACGCCGTGGGCAGCCGCGATGGCGCCGAGGGTGTCACCGGAAACGACGGTGTGGATGTTGCCTGCTGCCGCTGCGGGGGCTGCTGCCGGGGCGGCAGGTGCGGAGTATGCCTGGACGCTGGTGTTCTCAGTGGTGTCCGGACCGGTTACACCGGCGTGGGCCGGGGCGCCGACGCCAAAGGCAATGCCGGACGCTGCAGCAACGGCGAGCGCCGGGCGGCCCAGCGACCGGGCCTGGGACTTGGCTGTTGCGGCGAGGCCCTCGAGCACAATGGAGCGGGCCGGAGTCGCGCGGTGACGGGCAGAAATGGAAATTTTTGACACGGTTGATCGCCTCTCCCATGCCTGCGGGGTGAGCTGTCGGGTTCGGGCTGGAGATACCCGGCCGGAAGCGGCTCCGCGAAGAATGGAAGCGCTAACGACTTAACCCCAAGGCCACAAGTGGCCGTGGAAACTTGGTTCCCCCGTCCCTGCCAGCTGGAAAGCGGTTGAATCCCATGATCAGTGGCAGGGCTCGGCATACTGATGGGAATGTCCCGACTGAGAGGGACACCAGAAGACAATAACCCACCTGCACTGCCATTGTCACATTTGGATAACATACGAGCTTCGCCTCTCAATTCCGCAAACGTCTGGATGTAACGGTAATTCCCAGGACGACCTCGGGTGATGGGCAAAGAACCCGGCAACGGTAACAACGCGGACACGGCCGCCTCCTTCAGCCTCGAATCCGAAGGTACGCTCCAGGCACATTGCCCCTGTTCGTGACCAACCGGGGCATCTTTGGTCAGGGGCCCGATGGTATTGGCTGACGCGCTAGGCTGTCCCCATGCCAGATTTCGACCGGTTCCGTGCGCTGCTCGAAGAGGAGCGGGCGCGACGGGCGGCACTGTTGCCGGCCCTGCGGGCCGACATCGACGCAGCGAATTCGGCCCGCCAGGACTCCAATGTCGACGACGAACACGATCCGGAAGGCGCCACGATCGCCTTCGAACTCTCGCAGGCGTCGGCGCTCCTGCAGCAAAGTTCGGCCGGGCTGGACCAGATTGAGGCGGCGCTGGCACGGCTGGCCGGTGGAACCTATGGATCCTGCGCCGTGTGCGGGGAACCCATCGCCGAGGGCAGGCTGGAAGCGCGGCCGTGGACGCCGTTTTGTATCCATCACGCCTCCTCGGGGCGTGCGCGGTGACGGATACGGCGGACGTCGTGTCCGCCGCAGCGGATTTCGTTGACCGGACCCTTCAGAATGAGGGCGCCTGGTACCGGGCGGACGACGTCGGAAACCGGCTGGGCGGCGCGCTGGCCTCTTATGGTTCCTCCGTGGGCGCCGTTCGCGGAACGGTACGCGACGTCCTGCGCAAGTTCAAGGACCTGGACCGCGACGGAACCGTCATGCTGGCCTCCGCCCTGTGGGGACAGCCGAGGCCAGGCTCCCGTCCTGTTTTCGAGCGCCGGCTGGCTGCCGTGGTGCTGCTGCAGTCCCGGGTACGGCTGCTCCAACACTCGGACCTGACCCGTTTGGAAGGCTTCCTCCGCACAGCCCAGGCAGCGGATCTGACCGACCCCCTGCTCACCGATGTCCTGGTGCCCCTGCTGGCGGGGATGGGGGAGCGTGAGCGGCGGCGGGCCGGCATTGTGCTGGCACGGTGGCGGCAGGACCCGGACCCCCAGCTGCAGGCGGCGGCTGTTGCCCTTACGAAGGAATTGACCCCGTAAAACGGACCAAGCAAGGAGACCCA
This window encodes:
- a CDS encoding mycothiol transferase, with amino-acid sequence MQSKELLLEAFNRLPDLVRQVLEGLDEAHLQRRPAGNGNSIAWLVWHTGRVEDAQVASASGLEQVWTAEGFVSRFGLPLADRDTGYGHSSEQVDAVRAPRELLLEYYEAVHRQSAKVLEGIGDSDLDRVVDRHWDPPVTLGVRLVSILGDCLQHLGQAAYAKGLHAGMADTGGA
- a CDS encoding ribonuclease Z, giving the protein MRELVVLGTASQVPTRSRNHNGYFLRWDGEGLLFDPGEGTQRQMIHAGVAASRITRICLTHVHGDHCYGLPGVLSRMALDGVQHPVHLHYPASGGDVVRALVAVSSPGIDLRLHPHGSGGPIAEGLDVRPLKHRIETYGYLLTEPDGRTFLPERLRAAGIRGPDVGRLQREGVLGAARLEEVSIPRPGQRFAIIMDTAPCAGAEELAAGTDLLVTESTFSDDDGGLAQQYLHLTAGQAGELAASGKTRTLVLTHFSSRYGDDVSLLALQARARAPETTVIAAEDLQRIAVPRRRHPVRETSGETTAIGLNHDGSS
- a CDS encoding protein adenylyltransferase SelO → MTAAAESTVNFDGRFARELAELAVPWQAEEAPSPELLVLNEKLAYDLGLDPQYLRSPEGVRLLVGNHVPEGATPVAQAYAGHQFGGYSPLLGDGRALLLGEVTDQSGRLLDVHLKGSGRTPFARAGDGRAVVGPMLREYLVSEAMHALHIPTTRSLAVVATGRQVRRDGMLPGAVLTRVAGSHLRVGSFQYARATENMDLLKRLADHAISRHYPHAAEAENPYLALFGSVVSAQAALVARWMLVGFVHGVMNTDNMTISGETIDYGPCAFMDAFNPAAVYSSIDVSGRYAYANQPVLAEWNLARLAEAMLPLIDADQEKAVAPAVEVLGQFRGQYSRAWSSGMKTKLGLVINAESNDAAASGLVDDAIAILKDGPVDYTLFFRNLGKAARGDLRPVRGMVLDLAAFDAWAERWQAMKPDAVLMDSVNPAYIPRNHLLEEALSAATEGNLAPVQQLLEAVGEPFTERPGLERYAEGAPEDFGNYMTFCGT
- a CDS encoding LysM peptidoglycan-binding domain-containing protein: MSKISISARHRATPARSIVLEGLAATAKSQARSLGRPALAVAAASGIAFGVGAPAHAGVTGPDTTENTSVQAYSAPAAPAAAPAAAAGNIHTVVSGDTLGAIAAAHGVSLNDVLSANGLGLSSVIFPGDQIQIPGAGYTAAPAAAPAPAPAAAPVQAAAATAPANTGMNMSYASATPVAAATGTGTGAAILASAYGQVGVNQDCTAMVEKALRSVGKSVGDLAPTQFFQYGAVVGAPAPGDLIITSGHVGVYAGDGKVVSGGVNGYSTEVHSISWLGGYSAVRVA
- a CDS encoding TraR/DksA family transcriptional regulator translates to MPDFDRFRALLEEERARRAALLPALRADIDAANSARQDSNVDDEHDPEGATIAFELSQASALLQQSSAGLDQIEAALARLAGGTYGSCAVCGEPIAEGRLEARPWTPFCIHHASSGRAR
- a CDS encoding DNA alkylation repair protein, yielding MTDTADVVSAAADFVDRTLQNEGAWYRADDVGNRLGGALASYGSSVGAVRGTVRDVLRKFKDLDRDGTVMLASALWGQPRPGSRPVFERRLAAVVLLQSRVRLLQHSDLTRLEGFLRTAQAADLTDPLLTDVLVPLLAGMGERERRRAGIVLARWRQDPDPQLQAAAVALTKELTP